The Clostridium sp. AWRP genome has a window encoding:
- a CDS encoding cell wall-binding repeat-containing protein — MKKIIAFIISIVISTCGGEFVYAKTAYGVSRISGSNRYETSVNIANSFSSDKLENVIIASGNNFPDALAGSVLSKKENAPILLVGKDVSSSGDSINFIKNKLDREGTIYILGGKSSVSENFESYFNSLGYSSVKRLGGKNRFDTNFTIDRYLMTEKGTPAVIVNAYGFADALSVSSIAASKGYPIIMTNSFNLADETKETLKNIEPSKVFIIGGESSVAGNIVSQLKEIVPSLNSNSIIRIGGMNRYDTSLNVCKYFNQTSNEAVIASGKNFPDALSASALAAKNNAPIILTDGTNISDQKQYLDGCNCEKVILIGGTGAVSEDVQNALEGKIVISNEDAKKLLLQGDDAFKKILKINVDGNSYMDVSGVSYAPVTDNIGEYNSVSKDLNENYGLNNYYTKDFVNTLINFMFKDIDGKIYMRYGNPEPRLIVKDSEVISKKYNGNKADIMLKGYYFGELSYANATLVYDGNRWLIDKFDNWGVE, encoded by the coding sequence GTGAAGAAAATCATAGCTTTCATAATTTCGATAGTTATATCAACATGTGGAGGAGAATTTGTATATGCTAAAACTGCTTATGGTGTAAGTAGAATAAGCGGGTCAAATAGATATGAAACATCTGTAAATATAGCAAATAGTTTTAGCAGCGACAAATTGGAAAATGTAATTATTGCAAGTGGAAATAATTTTCCAGATGCCTTAGCAGGCTCTGTGCTTTCAAAAAAAGAAAATGCTCCTATATTGTTAGTAGGAAAAGATGTAAGTTCCAGTGGAGATTCTATTAACTTTATAAAAAATAAGTTAGATAGAGAAGGAACTATCTACATATTAGGAGGGAAATCATCTGTAAGTGAAAATTTTGAGAGCTATTTTAATTCATTAGGATACAGCAGCGTTAAAAGATTAGGTGGAAAAAATAGATTTGATACAAATTTTACAATTGACAGATATTTAATGACAGAAAAAGGTACTCCAGCGGTTATAGTAAATGCTTATGGATTTGCAGATGCTTTAAGTGTTTCAAGTATTGCTGCGTCAAAAGGATATCCTATTATCATGACTAATTCATTTAACTTAGCTGATGAAACAAAAGAAACACTGAAAAATATAGAGCCATCTAAAGTATTTATTATTGGGGGAGAATCATCAGTAGCAGGTAATATAGTAAGTCAGTTAAAAGAAATTGTCCCATCACTCAATAGTAATAGCATAATAAGAATAGGGGGCATGAATAGATATGATACATCCTTAAATGTATGTAAATACTTTAATCAAACTTCAAATGAAGCTGTTATTGCAAGTGGTAAGAATTTTCCTGATGCGTTATCTGCCAGTGCACTGGCTGCAAAAAACAATGCACCTATAATATTGACAGATGGAACTAATATATCAGATCAGAAACAATACTTGGATGGATGCAACTGTGAAAAGGTTATTTTAATAGGTGGCACTGGAGCTGTAAGTGAAGATGTACAGAATGCTTTAGAGGGCAAAATTGTTATTTCAAATGAGGATGCTAAAAAATTACTGCTTCAGGGTGACGATGCTTTTAAGAAAATATTAAAAATTAATGTGGATGGAAACTCTTATATGGATGTATCAGGTGTAAGCTATGCTCCCGTAACAGATAATATAGGAGAATACAATTCCGTAAGTAAAGATTTAAATGAAAACTATGGTTTGAACAATTATTATACGAAGGATTTTGTAAATACTCTAATAAATTTTATGTTTAAAGATATTGATGGTAAAATTTATATGAGATATGGAAATCCTGAACCTAGACTTATTGTTAAAGATTCTGAAGTAATTTCTAAGAAATATAATGGTAATAAAGCAGATATTATGTTAAAGGGTTATTATTTTGGAGAGTTATCCTATGCCAATGCCACTTTAGTTTACGATGGAAATAGGTGGCTTATAGATAAGTTTGATAACTGGGGAGTAGAGTAA
- a CDS encoding EAL domain-containing protein, with translation MVSTLEKELFLIIHNLRMTGYVSFYSRYKTAFFITVIIVAVLLSFIIAFFINIKKRNLMEQRYKLAVESSNIAIWEYDIEKNDFFASDKWEEITGYKVSKNDNLKIILEKLLPDENKNIMLNYLENHLAGIAPFYECEFKLATKCGKKKWIFIRAKALRNAKGKALKIAGYVTDITEQKLIQDKNKYLGYYDSLTDLPNRKTFQDKLDKVLKDSSENDKKGALLFIDLDNFKRVNDTLGHQCGDKLLQYVANKLKNIITEDNTVFRLGGDEFLIIRHDIKDKNDVVKVCNKIMFAFKAPFEINEKLIPISTSIGISMYPQDGTTADSLLKNSDIAMYKAKDLCKGTYKFYNRRMSYEVSRKAELEEGLRTALENNQFQLYYQPEIDCKTGEIKAMEALLRWKIMKNEFVSPVEFIPVAKDTSLIVPIGKWVLETACKQHKQWLDKGYDFGIMSVSVSKVQLQHPSFFKMVKAVLHESNLPPELLEIQITESEVMQSLQSNIAVLEKLRRLGISIALDDFGTGYSSLNYLRLLPINTLKIDKFFINRIHINSKDCSVVDGIINLSHKMNISVVAEGVEFIKQFEILRSMNCNKVEGYLFGKPVPVENIETVVYSVGKFNHMLA, from the coding sequence ATGGTGAGTACTTTAGAAAAAGAGCTATTTCTCATAATTCACAATTTGAGAATGACAGGATATGTTTCTTTTTATAGTAGATATAAAACAGCATTTTTTATTACAGTAATCATAGTTGCAGTGCTATTGTCATTTATAATTGCATTTTTTATAAATATTAAAAAAAGAAATTTAATGGAGCAAAGATATAAACTAGCTGTAGAAAGTTCTAACATTGCTATTTGGGAGTATGACATAGAGAAAAATGATTTTTTTGCTTCAGATAAGTGGGAAGAAATTACTGGGTACAAGGTTAGTAAAAATGATAATCTTAAGATCATATTAGAAAAATTGTTGCCAGATGAAAATAAAAATATAATGTTAAATTATTTGGAGAATCATCTAGCAGGGATAGCTCCTTTTTATGAATGTGAGTTTAAATTAGCAACTAAATGTGGAAAGAAAAAATGGATTTTTATTAGAGCAAAGGCACTTAGAAATGCAAAAGGAAAAGCTTTAAAAATAGCAGGATATGTTACTGATATTACAGAACAAAAACTTATACAGGATAAAAATAAATATCTAGGCTATTATGATAGTTTAACAGATCTTCCTAATAGAAAAACGTTTCAAGATAAGCTAGATAAGGTATTGAAAGACTCTAGTGAAAATGATAAAAAAGGAGCATTACTTTTTATAGATTTAGATAATTTTAAAAGGGTAAATGATACTTTAGGTCATCAATGTGGGGACAAGCTTCTTCAATATGTGGCAAATAAGCTAAAAAATATTATAACAGAAGATAATACTGTATTTAGATTAGGTGGAGATGAATTTTTGATAATACGACATGATATAAAGGATAAGAATGATGTTGTAAAAGTTTGTAATAAAATAATGTTCGCATTTAAAGCACCATTTGAAATAAACGAAAAGTTAATTCCAATTAGTACTAGTATAGGCATCTCCATGTATCCTCAGGATGGGACTACAGCTGATTCTTTACTAAAAAATTCAGATATAGCTATGTATAAAGCAAAAGATTTATGTAAAGGAACATATAAATTTTATAATAGAAGGATGTCTTATGAGGTTTCGAGAAAAGCAGAACTAGAAGAGGGGCTTAGAACTGCTTTAGAAAATAATCAATTTCAGTTATATTACCAACCTGAAATTGACTGTAAAACTGGGGAAATCAAAGCTATGGAAGCCTTATTAAGGTGGAAAATTATGAAAAATGAATTCGTTTCTCCAGTTGAATTTATTCCCGTAGCTAAAGACACATCATTAATAGTTCCTATTGGTAAGTGGGTACTAGAAACTGCTTGTAAGCAGCATAAACAATGGTTAGATAAAGGATATGATTTTGGCATTATGTCAGTAAGTGTCTCAAAAGTCCAATTGCAGCATCCAAGTTTTTTTAAAATGGTAAAAGCAGTTTTACATGAAAGTAATCTTCCACCAGAACTTTTGGAAATTCAAATTACGGAAAGTGAAGTTATGCAATCTTTACAATCTAATATAGCTGTCTTAGAAAAGTTGAGAAGACTTGGAATAAGCATTGCTCTAGACGATTTTGGAACAGGTTATTCTTCATTAAATTATTTGAGATTACTTCCTATAAATACTCTTAAAATCGATAAATTTTTCATTAATCGAATTCATATTAATTCCAAAGATTGTTCTGTAGTGGACGGCATAATAAATCTATCTCACAAGATGAATATAAGTGTAGTTGCTGAAGGAGTGGAGTTTATAAAACAATTTGAAATACTTCGATCTATGAACTGTAATAAAGTTGAAGGGTACCTGTTTGGTAAGCCTGTGCCTGTAGAAAATATTGAAACTGTGGTTTATTCAGTAGGTAAGTTTAATCACATGTTGGCATAA
- a CDS encoding manganese catalase family protein gives MFKHEKALLKEVKVEKPNPQYAVLMQEQLGGGCGETTAAMQYLSQSFRVNDPAIKDLFLDIGSEELSHMEMVAQTVNLLNGHSVDFNSVGSGEIETHVLGGLTPVLMNSSGEPWTANYVTVTGDIVADLLSNIASEQRAKVVYEYLYRQINDKYVRETINFLLEREEAHNALFREALNKVKDTGSNKDFGVTQDSKLYFDLSTPGRYYGDPNPTEPSFANPKKDQELAGKH, from the coding sequence ATGTTTAAACATGAAAAAGCACTTTTAAAAGAAGTTAAAGTAGAAAAACCCAATCCACAGTATGCAGTACTAATGCAAGAGCAACTAGGTGGTGGATGCGGTGAAACTACAGCTGCCATGCAGTACTTATCCCAGAGTTTTAGAGTAAATGATCCTGCAATAAAAGATTTATTTTTGGATATTGGTTCAGAAGAACTCAGCCATATGGAAATGGTTGCACAGACTGTAAATTTGTTAAACGGTCATTCAGTTGATTTCAATTCAGTAGGTAGTGGGGAAATTGAAACTCACGTATTAGGTGGGTTAACGCCAGTATTAATGAACTCTTCTGGCGAGCCATGGACTGCAAATTATGTAACCGTTACAGGAGATATTGTGGCAGACTTGCTTTCAAATATAGCATCCGAACAAAGGGCAAAAGTAGTATATGAATACCTATATCGTCAAATCAACGATAAGTATGTACGTGAGACAATAAATTTCTTACTAGAACGTGAAGAAGCTCACAATGCACTATTTAGAGAGGCACTAAATAAAGTTAAAGATACAGGTTCAAATAAGGATTTTGGTGTAACTCAAGATTCCAAATTGTATTTTGACCTTTCAACACCAGGTAGATACTATGGAGACCCTAATCCTACAGAACCTAGCTTTGCAAATCCTAAAAAAGATCAGGAGTTGGCAGGGAAACATTAA
- a CDS encoding cell wall-binding repeat-containing protein has translation MKKRLSGIIFTAAIFCGVFFTSNVVSAATLQDRLCGNNRYETNSKIVDSGWTSSECAVIASGEGFADALCAAPLAEKNKAPILLTSRDALSSEAKEQLTRLKVKKVFIVGGTASVSDNVKSEITNMNIETTRIYGQNRFETSLSVAKALGNINGVVVTNGFGFADALSIAPIAAKQEMPILLTDKDDLSTPIREFLHNSYYNESYIVGGTGVVSDKVSSQLNNVTRLGGNSRYDTNSAILDHFANDFSYDKVYIASGENYPDALSGSVLATSSNSPLILVGSYVDPSVESSIKAQHEKYNNVVALGGTGVVSDTVINSIVSGVFIPSISDDEIKNLIYNADQACIQIHSLASYDENDSIPTEREGETYYKLNDNVNTYDKLFNYYNKYFSEKKSNYFINTDLFIKSNNTFYILGCNPGLRPVFLQSKVENKTVDGNKINVTLGVYYEDDPENNDSYHYNFILIYENGRWVVDDVTSYFDWNDFRYRDNQN, from the coding sequence ATGAAAAAAAGATTATCAGGAATTATTTTTACTGCAGCTATATTTTGTGGGGTGTTTTTTACATCAAATGTTGTAAGTGCAGCAACACTACAAGATAGATTATGCGGTAATAATAGATATGAAACTAATTCTAAAATTGTAGACTCAGGATGGACATCATCAGAATGTGCTGTAATAGCAAGTGGAGAAGGCTTTGCAGATGCACTATGTGCGGCACCTTTAGCTGAGAAAAATAAAGCACCTATACTTTTAACTAGCAGGGATGCTTTAAGTTCAGAGGCTAAAGAACAATTAACAAGACTTAAAGTAAAAAAAGTATTTATTGTTGGTGGAACAGCATCCGTATCTGATAATGTAAAATCTGAAATAACAAATATGAATATTGAAACTACTAGAATATATGGACAAAACAGATTTGAGACATCATTATCGGTAGCTAAGGCTTTAGGAAACATTAATGGTGTGGTGGTAACAAATGGATTTGGATTTGCAGATGCTTTATCTATAGCACCTATAGCAGCAAAACAGGAAATGCCAATATTACTTACTGATAAGGATGATTTATCAACACCAATTAGGGAGTTTTTGCATAATAGTTATTATAATGAAAGTTATATAGTTGGTGGAACTGGAGTTGTAAGTGACAAAGTATCCTCACAGTTGAATAATGTTACAAGACTTGGAGGAAATAGTAGATATGACACAAATTCAGCTATATTAGATCATTTTGCTAATGATTTTAGTTATGATAAAGTTTATATTGCGTCAGGAGAAAATTATCCAGATGCATTATCTGGCAGTGTATTAGCAACTTCAAGTAACTCGCCTCTAATTTTAGTAGGATCTTACGTTGATCCTTCAGTAGAATCTTCAATAAAAGCTCAACACGAAAAATATAATAATGTAGTAGCTTTAGGAGGTACAGGAGTAGTTTCAGATACAGTAATAAATAGCATTGTCAGTGGGGTTTTTATACCAAGTATAAGTGATGATGAAATAAAAAATTTAATATATAATGCAGATCAAGCATGTATTCAAATTCATTCACTTGCATCATATGATGAGAATGACAGTATACCTACTGAACGTGAAGGAGAAACTTATTATAAACTAAACGATAATGTAAATACCTATGATAAGCTATTTAATTATTATAATAAATATTTTTCAGAAAAAAAATCAAATTACTTTATAAATACAGATTTATTTATAAAGTCAAATAATACTTTTTATATTCTTGGTTGTAATCCTGGATTAAGGCCTGTATTTTTACAATCTAAAGTGGAAAATAAAACTGTAGATGGTAATAAAATAAATGTAACTTTAGGTGTTTACTATGAGGATGATCCTGAAAATAATGATTCTTATCACTATAATTTTATTTTGATTTATGAAAATGGACGTTGGGTAGTAGATGATGTAACTAGCTATTTTGATTGGAATGATTTTAGGTATAGAGATAACCAGAACTAG
- a CDS encoding SH3 domain-containing protein: MILGIEITRTRITREQASVLNVRSGVGTNYKVIRQLEMGQTTE; encoded by the coding sequence ATGATTTTAGGTATAGAGATAACCAGAACTAGGATTACAAGAGAACAAGCAAGTGTACTTAATGTAAGAAGTGGTGTAGGAACTAATTATAAAGTAATAAGACAGCTTGAAATGGGACAAACAACTGAATGA
- a CDS encoding methyl-accepting chemotaxis protein, with translation MFKQIDIINNTVTESLITVEELNTSMDSVNIFLSGINQIAEQTNLLALNAAIEAARAGESGKGFAVVADEVRKLAEQSTETVKQIDTIINEIKGKTKLVFEKVSGGSIAANEGKEATAQVNEGFEKIKLSFNNINEYISNELKMIENIGSIFTQIREQTESIASISEEHSAAAEEMLATTEEQNAGIENMYGLIHHINSSSLKLQELMEKR, from the coding sequence ATGTTCAAGCAGATAGATATTATAAATAATACTGTAACAGAATCACTTATAACGGTTGAAGAATTAAATACTAGTATGGATTCTGTAAATATTTTCCTCTCCGGTATAAATCAAATTGCTGAACAAACTAATTTATTAGCATTGAATGCAGCTATTGAAGCAGCTAGGGCAGGTGAATCGGGAAAAGGTTTTGCAGTTGTAGCAGATGAGGTAAGAAAACTTGCGGAACAAAGTACTGAAACAGTTAAGCAAATTGACACAATTATTAATGAAATAAAAGGAAAGACCAAATTAGTGTTTGAAAAGGTATCTGGCGGAAGTATAGCGGCTAATGAAGGAAAAGAGGCTACAGCTCAGGTTAATGAAGGTTTTGAAAAAATTAAATTATCTTTTAATAATATTAATGAATATATATCAAATGAATTAAAGATGATTGAAAACATAGGTTCAATTTTTACACAAATTCGAGAACAAACAGAGAGTATCGCAAGCATTTCTGAAGAACATTCAGCAGCAGCTGAAGAAATGCTGGCAACCACAGAAGAACAAAATGCAGGTATTGAAAATATGTATGGATTAATACATCATATTAATAGTTCTAGTTTAAAACTTCAAGAATTAATGGAAAAGAGATAA
- the ltrA gene encoding group II intron reverse transcriptase/maturase → MKDTKNYDKSRQLHKKGYLHGKRVELKSNVEVHSNSSMSNKGRNNVNEYSSDLLERILSRDNLNIAYKRVKANKGSHGIDGMTLDELLQYLKEHGQELRQSLHEGKYKPQPVRRVEIPKPDGGKRLLGIPTVVDRVIQQAIAQVLIPIYEKKFSENSYGFRPQRSAKQAVEKCRQYINAGHTWTVDIDLAKYFDTINHDKLIRLLSKDIEDGRVISLIRKYLQSGVMINGVVMNTEEGAPQGGPLSPLLSNIMLHELDVELTKRKLCFCRYADDCNIYLKSKKAANRVMESITKFIEEELKLKVNREKSTVDRPWKLKFLGFSFYRGKGEYRIRIHEKPLNKFKAKLKKLTSRSNAMNMEYRFLKLKQAIVGWVNYFAIADMKSILKKLDEWLRRRVRMCFWKQWKKIKTKHDNLVKLGTQNNKAWEFANTRKSYWRTSNSPILAKTLTNSYLKGKGLISISEIYSLVR, encoded by the coding sequence TTGAAAGATACGAAGAATTATGATAAAAGCAGACAACTTCATAAGAAAGGCTATCTACATGGAAAGAGAGTGGAACTCAAAAGCAATGTAGAAGTGCATAGTAATTCTTCTATGTCCAATAAAGGAAGAAACAACGTCAATGAATACAGTAGTGATTTACTGGAGCGAATATTATCAAGAGATAACTTGAATATTGCTTATAAAAGAGTAAAAGCCAATAAAGGAAGTCATGGTATTGATGGCATGACATTAGACGAACTTTTACAATACTTAAAAGAACATGGGCAGGAATTAAGGCAATCACTACATGAAGGAAAATATAAACCACAACCTGTCAGGAGGGTGGAAATTCCAAAGCCTGACGGAGGGAAGAGATTATTAGGAATACCTACTGTAGTAGACAGAGTTATTCAACAAGCTATTGCTCAAGTGCTAATACCAATATATGAAAAGAAGTTTTCAGAAAATAGTTATGGTTTTAGACCGCAAAGAAGTGCGAAGCAAGCTGTTGAGAAATGCAGACAATATATAAATGCAGGTCATACATGGACTGTAGATATAGACCTTGCTAAATACTTTGATACGATAAATCACGATAAACTAATAAGACTACTATCTAAAGATATAGAAGATGGTAGAGTAATTTCTCTAATACGAAAATACCTGCAAAGTGGTGTAATGATAAATGGAGTAGTTATGAATACAGAAGAAGGTGCACCGCAAGGTGGACCACTATCTCCACTATTAAGCAACATAATGTTACATGAACTTGATGTAGAACTAACAAAGCGAAAGCTTTGTTTTTGCAGATATGCTGATGACTGTAATATATACTTAAAAAGCAAGAAAGCAGCAAATAGAGTAATGGAGAGCATTACAAAGTTTATTGAAGAAGAGTTAAAACTCAAAGTAAATAGAGAGAAAAGCACAGTAGATAGACCTTGGAAACTTAAGTTTTTAGGATTTTCCTTTTATAGGGGTAAAGGTGAGTATAGAATAAGAATTCATGAGAAACCTTTGAACAAATTTAAAGCGAAACTTAAGAAATTAACTTCAAGAAGTAATGCAATGAATATGGAATATAGGTTTTTAAAATTAAAACAAGCAATAGTTGGATGGGTAAACTATTTTGCTATCGCGGATATGAAAAGTATTCTTAAGAAGCTTGATGAATGGTTAAGGCGAAGGGTAAGAATGTGTTTTTGGAAACAATGGAAAAAGATTAAAACAAAACACGATAATCTTGTAAAATTAGGAACACAAAATAATAAAGCATGGGAATTTGCTAACACAAGAAAAAGCTATTGGAGAACATCCAACAGCCCAATATTAGCTAAAACTTTAACCAATAGTTATCTAAAAGGAAAAGGATTAATCTCTATTTCTGAAATTTATTCATTAGTGCGTTAA
- a CDS encoding radical SAM protein: MKISKKDALKWFEFFSILPEDEEVMTKQQEIIYATFAQIEAAIDYRNDMLMSEITGLKTLKNRTFFVGNESKFPKGCRSCLLGTGLSAIRKTNKCNLECKFCYDYGEIEDMPPIGEGMWEIGGTKFYEKDIDLLLSIHQKPTGISYVYLEPFMEIEKYYSIIMKFRDAGVYQHLYTNGTLASEKTLKALGEAGLDEIRFNLGATNCSDKVIENIAIAKKYIKNVGIETPMTPEFFKAFFEKKQVILDTKLDFINCAELHLNENNINNYYGENMYITRQGYISPIWSRKLTLKFMKAADEENWDLAVHDCSNHTKFARGLNLSSKEGKWFGASDYSCEFSRIPYEIFLPILRDDNFKFLSEEELPEGYKPGEMIF; encoded by the coding sequence ATGAAGATTTCAAAGAAAGATGCATTAAAATGGTTTGAATTTTTTTCGATATTACCAGAGGATGAGGAAGTTATGACAAAACAACAGGAAATCATTTACGCTACCTTTGCACAAATTGAAGCAGCAATTGATTATAGAAATGATATGTTAATGTCGGAAATTACAGGTTTGAAAACCTTAAAGAATAGAACTTTTTTTGTAGGGAATGAAAGTAAATTTCCTAAAGGATGTCGCTCTTGCTTGCTTGGAACTGGTTTGAGTGCAATTAGGAAAACGAACAAATGTAATTTGGAGTGTAAGTTTTGTTATGATTATGGAGAGATAGAAGATATGCCTCCAATTGGTGAAGGTATGTGGGAGATTGGGGGTACAAAATTTTATGAGAAGGATATTGATTTACTCCTTTCTATTCATCAGAAACCTACTGGTATTTCATATGTTTATTTAGAGCCGTTTATGGAAATTGAAAAATACTATTCTATAATAATGAAATTTAGAGATGCAGGGGTTTATCAACATCTATATACAAATGGTACTTTAGCCTCGGAAAAGACATTGAAAGCATTAGGTGAAGCTGGTCTTGATGAGATACGTTTCAACTTGGGTGCCACTAATTGTTCAGATAAAGTTATTGAAAATATTGCAATAGCAAAAAAATATATTAAAAATGTAGGTATCGAAACTCCAATGACTCCTGAGTTTTTCAAAGCTTTTTTTGAGAAAAAGCAAGTAATCTTAGATACAAAACTTGATTTTATAAATTGTGCAGAATTACATTTAAATGAGAATAATATAAACAATTATTATGGGGAGAATATGTATATTACAAGGCAAGGATATATATCTCCAATTTGGAGTAGGAAATTAACTTTGAAATTTATGAAAGCAGCTGATGAAGAAAACTGGGATTTAGCAGTTCATGATTGCTCAAATCATACAAAGTTTGCCAGAGGCTTGAACTTGAGCAGCAAAGAGGGTAAGTGGTTTGGAGCTAGCGACTATTCCTGTGAGTTTTCTAGGATACCATACGAAATATTTTTACCAATACTGCGTGATGACAATTTCAAATTTCTAAGTGAAGAAGAATTGCCTGAGGGCTATAAACCAGGAGAGATGATTTTTTAG
- a CDS encoding methyl-accepting chemotaxis protein yields the protein MKWFNNLKVIQKLITGFIIVALFIGIVGAVGIVNMRKINSNYNTTYNNDFIGIKNLQQLYVNTLTMRVSVMRIVEDKNVTGTTDAKDVAQRIIDNSKLLSEYKNNYLNNSQRDSFNSLTNYLKQYEDLDSESISLVSNGKYGEASNLSHSIGDARDKVSNSLNELIKSSQKDASNARMQSEALYLKSSEIMFTVCVLGLIIAIVLGLIISLSISNPLKKVLIFAEAMGEGDFTSTIDIDTEDEIGKVIKALNRATTNTKNLISEIITSSKHIDVSSEELSSVVEELSSKVENIDSVVIKIQSGIEETSSSSEEITASVEEVDSSINELSAKAVEGSDNANKSKDRATNVEKQGKDAIKEVKNLYEEKKNNMLKAIEEGKVVENIKVMADTIASIAEQTNLLALNAAIEAARAGEQGKGFAVVAEEVKKLAEQSSEAVTGIQDTIIKVQNAFKNLAGNGSDVLKFINENVDPQFEQFENVGKQYYDDSDFVTQMSEEIASMSEELTATIDQVSQAVQSMTITAQKSSEHTETIVGSIDETTKAIEQVALTAQSQAELAQKLNELVMKFEI from the coding sequence ATGAAATGGTTTAATAATTTAAAGGTAATTCAAAAACTCATAACTGGTTTTATTATAGTAGCTCTTTTTATAGGTATAGTTGGCGCAGTTGGTATAGTAAACATGAGAAAGATAAATTCTAATTATAATACAACATACAATAATGATTTTATAGGCATAAAAAATCTTCAGCAGCTATATGTAAATACTTTAACTATGCGTGTTTCAGTTATGAGAATAGTTGAAGACAAAAATGTAACTGGAACTACTGATGCAAAAGATGTAGCTCAACGAATCATAGATAATAGTAAATTGTTGTCAGAATATAAAAATAACTATTTAAACAATTCTCAACGAGATTCATTTAATTCATTGACTAATTATTTAAAACAATACGAAGACTTGGATAGTGAATCTATAAGTCTTGTGAGCAATGGAAAATATGGTGAAGCATCTAATTTAAGTCATTCAATAGGTGATGCAAGAGATAAAGTATCTAATTCTTTGAATGAACTGATTAAAAGTTCCCAAAAGGATGCAAGTAATGCAAGAATGCAAAGTGAGGCATTGTATTTAAAATCCTCTGAAATCATGTTTACTGTATGTGTGTTAGGATTGATAATTGCAATTGTATTGGGATTAATAATATCTTTGTCAATATCAAATCCTTTAAAAAAAGTTTTAATTTTTGCAGAAGCTATGGGAGAAGGAGATTTCACCTCAACAATTGATATAGATACTGAAGATGAAATTGGTAAAGTAATCAAAGCTTTAAATAGGGCTACTACTAACACAAAAAATTTAATATCTGAAATAATTACAAGTTCAAAACATATAGATGTTTCAAGTGAAGAGCTTTCTTCTGTAGTAGAAGAATTATCATCAAAAGTTGAAAATATAGACAGTGTAGTAATAAAAATACAATCTGGAATTGAAGAAACAAGTTCGTCTTCTGAGGAAATAACAGCTTCTGTAGAAGAAGTAGATTCGAGTATCAATGAATTGTCTGCAAAAGCTGTGGAAGGAAGCGATAATGCAAACAAATCCAAAGATAGAGCTACTAATGTAGAAAAGCAAGGTAAAGATGCTATAAAGGAAGTAAAAAATCTATATGAAGAAAAGAAAAATAATATGCTAAAAGCAATAGAGGAAGGCAAAGTAGTAGAAAACATTAAGGTTATGGCAGATACTATTGCAAGCATAGCAGAGCAAACAAATTTACTTGCACTTAATGCAGCCATTGAAGCAGCAAGAGCAGGAGAACAGGGCAAAGGATTTGCAGTAGTGGCAGAAGAAGTGAAAAAACTTGCAGAGCAATCATCCGAAGCAGTTACTGGTATACAGGATACCATTATAAAGGTTCAGAATGCATTTAAAAATCTGGCTGGAAATGGCAGTGATGTATTGAAATTTATTAATGAAAATGTAGACCCTCAATTTGAGCAATTTGAAAATGTAGGAAAGCAATATTATGATGATTCTGATTTTGTGACCCAAATGTCAGAAGAAATAGCATCTATGTCAGAAGAACTTACTGCTACAATTGACCAGGTAAGTCAGGCAGTTCAAAGTATGACAATAACTGCACAAAAATCTTCAGAACATACAGAAACAATAGTAGGAAGTATAGATGAAACCACAAAAGCAATAGAGCAGGTAGCTTTAACTGCACAAAGTCAGGCAGAACTTGCACAGAAACTAAATGAACTGGTGATGAAATTTGAGATATAA